In Lotus japonicus ecotype B-129 chromosome 5, LjGifu_v1.2, one genomic interval encodes:
- the LOC130720985 gene encoding pentatricopeptide repeat-containing protein At2g17033 has translation MSMMAMRCQLQIQQQCPPRETLSWKWKQSLSLSQARVKMESCTLTKQGQRFLTKLATTTTTTDHLIRKFVAGSPKSVVLSTLSHLLSPSTTYPHLSSLSLPLYSRISEAPWFTWNPSIVAHLAALLHQNGHHEKAETLVSEANSKLESRQRELVVFHGKLLESHSKRGSETGFDAAYCYLNQLVRFSSSVYVKRRAYEYMVSGLCAMDRPREAEDLVQDLRENGGLQPTAFEFKSILYGYGRLGLFQDLNRVVEQMEKSGFAIDTVCSNMVLSTYGIHGEHVEMVSWLRSMRNSGVPFSIRTYNSVSNSCPTIMRKMVGFKDLALSVEELSGSLEGEEAMVVKELLECSRILEEVMVWDSLETKLDLHGFHLGSSYLIMLLWLEEMHRRLDDSSYGIPAEITVVCGSGRHSNVRGESPVKALVKEMMIKMRGPLRIDRKNNGCFIAKGKVVKTWLCEIRKS, from the exons ATGTCGATGATGGCGATGAGATGCCAACTCCAAATCCAACAACAATGTCCACCTCGCGAGACACTGTCATGGAAATGGAAGCAATCCCTGTCTCTCTCTCAAGCTCGAGTTAAGATGGAGAGTTGCACTCTAACCAAACAAGGGCAACGTTTTCTGACAAAGCTGGCcacaacaaccaccaccaccgaccACCTAATCCGAAAATTCGTAGCAGGCTCTCCCAAATCCGTTGTCCTCTCCACTCTCTCCCACCTCCTCTCTCCCTCCACCACCTACCCCCACCTCTCTTCTCTTTCCCTCCCT CTTTACTCCAGAATCAGCGAAGCACCCTGGTTCACTTGGAACCCCTCCATTGTGGCTCACCTGGCTGCGCTTCTGCACCAAAATGGACACCACGAAAAAGCTGAAACTCTGGTTTCTGAGGCCAATTCCAAGCTTGAATCTCGCCAGCGAGAGCTTGTTGTTTTCCATGGGAAGCTGTTGGAGTCACACTCCAAGCGAGGTTCGGAAACAGGGTTCGATGCTGCTTACTGTTACCTGAACCAGCTTGTTAGATTTTCGTCCTCTGTTTATGTTAAACGCAGGGCTTATGAGTATATGGTGAGTGGGTTGTGTGCAATGGATAGGCCTCGTGAGGCTGAGGATTTGGTTCAGGAtttgagagaaaatggaggGCTTCAACCTACTGCTTTTGAGTTCAAGTCCATCTTGTACGGGTATGGAAGATTAGGTTTGTTTCAGGATTTGAATAGAGTTGTGGAGCAAATGGAGAAAAGTGGGTTTGCTATTGACACTGTTTGTTCCAACATGGTTCTTTCAACTTATGGCATTCATGGGGAGCATGTTGAGATGGTTTCATGGCTTCGGAGCATGAGGAATTCGGGTGTTCCCTTCTCTATCAGAACTTACAATTCAGTCTCAAATTCTTGCCCCACGATCATGAGGAAGATGGTGGGTTTCAAGGACTTGGCTTTATCAGTTGAAGAGTTGAGTGGAAGCTTGGAAGGAGAGGAGGCTATGGTTGTTAAGGAGTTGCTGGAGTGTTCCAGGATATTGGAGGAGGTAATGGTGTGGGATTCTTTGGAGACTAAATTGGATTTGCATGGATTTCACTTGGGTTCATCCTATTTGATTATGTTACTTTGGCTGGAGGAGATGCATAGAAGGTTGGATGACTCAAGTTATGGAATTCCTGCCGAGATCACAGTGGTTTGCGGGTCAGGAAGGCATAGCAACGTTAGAGGAGAGTCACCGGTGAAAGCCTTGGTTAAAGAGATGATGATTAAGATGAGAGGTCCACTGAGGATTGATAGGAAGAACAATGGCTGTTTTATTGCTAAAGGTAAAGTTGTGAAAACTTGGTTGTGTGAAATAAGGAAGTCATAA